The following coding sequences lie in one Gammaproteobacteria bacterium genomic window:
- a CDS encoding carboxymuconolactone decarboxylase family protein — MNTAAHSETHDPELAAHREFGEISHGTARHLKFMRQEAIFSDGALPARLKALAAALWSVSARCEPCIRFYMQKAHELGATREEIGEILAIASTMGGCVGETWAVKAFAAVREDLPEAACCET; from the coding sequence ATGAATACCGCCGCACATTCGGAAACCCATGACCCGGAACTGGCTGCGCACCGGGAGTTTGGCGAAATCAGTCACGGTACCGCGCGGCATCTCAAGTTCATGCGCCAGGAAGCGATCTTCAGCGACGGCGCGCTGCCGGCGCGCCTGAAGGCGCTGGCCGCGGCGCTGTGGAGCGTGAGTGCGCGCTGTGAGCCGTGCATCCGCTTCTACATGCAGAAGGCCCATGAACTTGGCGCCACGCGAGAGGAGATCGGCGAAATCCTGGCAATCGCCTCGACCATGGGCGGCTGCGTGGGCGAGACTTGGGCAGTCAAGGCGTTTGCCGCAGTGCGCGAAGACTTGCCAGAAGCGGCCTGCTGCGAGACCTGA
- the merP gene encoding mercury resistance system periplasmic binding protein MerP, giving the protein MKMRSAAIVSLLSFVLGASALAAPVTKTAVLDVPGMTCPLCPITVRKALERVPGVEKISVNFPARTVSVAYDAGRTDVTALLKATTDAGYPAKLENQVKP; this is encoded by the coding sequence ATGAAAATGCGTAGCGCTGCAATCGTATCGTTGTTGTCTTTCGTTCTGGGCGCGAGCGCACTCGCGGCACCGGTCACAAAAACCGCAGTGTTGGACGTGCCGGGCATGACCTGTCCGCTGTGCCCCATCACCGTGCGCAAGGCACTGGAGCGCGTGCCGGGCGTGGAAAAGATCTCGGTGAATTTCCCGGCGCGCACCGTGTCGGTCGCGTATGACGCCGGACGCACCGATGTGACGGCGCTGCTCAAGGCCACGACGGATGCGGGTTATCCCGCAAAGCTTGAAAACCAGGTGAAACCATGA
- a CDS encoding mercuric transporter MerT family protein, with protein sequence MSEKHWLVGGVLATVGASLCCVVPLVFVSLGIGGAWLASLQWFEPYRPYLIGITVLFLALGFRALYLKPVRCKPGEACADPRVRRRQRAIFWSVSVILLVLIVIPWFAPLFY encoded by the coding sequence ATGTCGGAGAAGCATTGGTTAGTCGGCGGTGTGTTGGCGACGGTGGGCGCTTCGCTTTGCTGCGTGGTGCCGCTGGTGTTCGTGAGTCTCGGCATCGGCGGCGCCTGGCTCGCCAGCCTGCAATGGTTTGAGCCCTACCGGCCTTATCTTATTGGCATTACTGTTTTGTTCCTGGCGCTCGGCTTCCGCGCGCTGTATCTGAAACCGGTGCGCTGCAAGCCCGGCGAAGCCTGCGCCGACCCGCGCGTGCGCCGCCGGCAACGCGCGATTTTCTGGAGTGTGAGCGTTATCTTGCTGGTGTTGATTGTCATTCCCTGGTTTGCGCCTCTGTTCTACTGA
- a CDS encoding MerR family DNA-binding protein gives MNELTIGGLAKAADIGVETVRYYQRRGLMPEPPRGYGSIRRYGPGEVERLRFIRAAQELGFSLKEIGELLSLEQGGSCRAVETLAEAKLAVVRKRIMGLKRVEHTLAVLVRRCETTRGKMSCPIIQSLHERNH, from the coding sequence ATGAACGAACTGACCATCGGCGGGCTGGCGAAAGCCGCGGACATCGGTGTGGAGACGGTGCGCTACTACCAGCGCCGCGGACTCATGCCCGAGCCGCCGCGCGGCTACGGCAGCATCCGCCGTTACGGTCCCGGTGAGGTTGAGCGGCTGCGCTTCATCCGCGCCGCGCAGGAGCTGGGATTCAGCCTGAAAGAGATCGGAGAACTGCTGAGCCTGGAACAGGGCGGCAGTTGCCGCGCCGTGGAAACTTTGGCGGAAGCCAAACTCGCGGTAGTGCGGAAACGCATCATGGGACTGAAACGCGTTGAACACACGTTGGCGGTACTGGTGCGGCGCTGCGAGACCACACGCGGAAAAATGAGCTGCCCGATCATTCAATCATTGCACGAACGTAATCACTGA
- a CDS encoding ParA family protein encodes MRTIMVINAKGGCGKSTLATNIAGYFASNWDAVTSLADYDPQASSLDWLARRPPERDKIHGVDAHKHGLTHLDRYTDFLIIDAPARSHGSELTQMVRHAETIVVPVLPSPIDIGAAAKFVTELLDVGKVERREVKVAVVANRVRENLLIYDELEEFLDTLKVPVIARLRDTQNYIRAYTRGLGIHELPEYLSWPDQEQWEPLVEWLESRRSRPAA; translated from the coding sequence ATGCGCACGATCATGGTGATAAACGCCAAGGGCGGCTGCGGCAAATCCACGCTCGCCACCAACATCGCCGGCTACTTCGCCAGTAACTGGGACGCGGTCACCAGCCTCGCGGATTACGATCCGCAGGCCTCGAGCCTCGATTGGCTGGCGCGACGCCCGCCGGAGCGCGACAAGATCCACGGCGTGGATGCGCACAAGCACGGCCTCACGCATCTCGACCGCTACACCGATTTCCTCATCATTGATGCGCCGGCCCGTTCCCACGGCTCGGAACTCACGCAGATGGTGCGGCATGCGGAAACCATCGTGGTGCCGGTGCTGCCTTCGCCGATAGACATCGGCGCGGCCGCCAAATTCGTCACGGAACTGCTGGACGTGGGCAAGGTCGAGCGCAGGGAAGTCAAAGTCGCAGTGGTCGCCAACCGCGTGCGCGAGAATCTTTTGATCTACGACGAGCTGGAAGAATTCCTCGACACGCTCAAGGTGCCGGTGATCGCGCGCCTACGCGATACCCAGAATTATATCCGCGCCTACACCCGCGGACTCGGCATCCACGAACTGCCGGAATATCTTTCCTGGCCCGATCAGGAACAGTGGGAGCCGCTGGTTGAATGGCTGGAGAGCCGACGCAGCCGGCCTGCGGCATGA
- a CDS encoding CoA-binding protein: protein MSFRNPPTEEIRALLQRIRRIAVVGLSPNPARPSHGVARALQRYGYEIVPVRPAVDEVLGEKAWPDLRSVPGPVDLVDVFRAPEHVDQIVDDCIAIHAPALWLQEGVVNVPAAERARQAGIMVVMDRCIDKDYRVLMSGAQA, encoded by the coding sequence ATGAGCTTTCGCAACCCGCCCACCGAGGAAATCCGGGCCCTGCTGCAGCGCATCCGGCGCATCGCGGTGGTCGGCCTGTCGCCCAACCCCGCGCGGCCAAGCCACGGCGTGGCCCGGGCCTTGCAGCGTTACGGTTACGAGATCGTCCCGGTGCGGCCGGCGGTGGACGAGGTGTTGGGCGAGAAAGCCTGGCCGGACCTGCGCTCGGTGCCCGGTCCGGTGGACCTTGTGGACGTGTTCCGTGCGCCCGAGCACGTGGACCAAATCGTGGACGACTGCATCGCCATCCATGCACCGGCGCTGTGGCTGCAGGAAGGCGTGGTCAACGTGCCGGCCGCGGAGCGCGCCCGCCAAGCCGGTATTATGGTGGTCATGGACCGCTGCATAGACAAGGACTACCGCGTACTCATGAGCGGAGCGCAAGCGTGA
- the dapF gene encoding diaminopimelate epimerase, with protein MKIPFSKMEGLGNDFMVIDALDRPLRLDTRRVQELADRRTGVGFDQLLLLEAPRDKAHTAHYRIYNADGGEVEQCGNGARCVSRLLVENGRARGPELSLESAGRVLIADVRDLDSVRVNMGVPEFEPARVPFEARERALTYELEVDGRNYEIGVVSMGNPHAILDMPDVDIAPVAELGPRIERHPRFPKRVNVNFAQWLDRTHVKLRVFERGTGETLACGSGACATTAWGRLAGWLDESVEVALRGGRLVISWPGEGQPMWMRGPANRVYDGTIEL; from the coding sequence GTGAAAATCCCCTTCAGCAAGATGGAAGGCCTGGGCAACGACTTCATGGTGATCGATGCCCTCGACCGGCCGCTGCGTCTGGACACCCGGCGCGTGCAGGAGCTCGCGGACCGGCGCACCGGCGTGGGCTTCGATCAATTGCTGCTGCTCGAAGCGCCGCGCGACAAGGCGCACACCGCGCACTACCGCATCTACAACGCCGACGGCGGCGAAGTGGAGCAGTGCGGCAACGGCGCGCGCTGCGTGAGCCGCCTGCTGGTGGAAAACGGCCGCGCGCGCGGCCCCGAACTCAGCCTGGAGTCCGCCGGTCGCGTGCTCATCGCCGACGTGCGCGACCTCGACAGCGTGCGCGTCAACATGGGCGTGCCGGAATTCGAGCCGGCGCGCGTGCCCTTCGAGGCGCGCGAGCGCGCGCTTACCTACGAGCTGGAAGTGGACGGCCGCAACTACGAGATCGGCGTGGTCTCCATGGGCAATCCGCATGCCATCCTCGACATGCCGGACGTGGACATCGCGCCGGTCGCGGAACTCGGCCCCAGGATCGAACGTCATCCGCGCTTTCCGAAACGCGTGAACGTCAATTTCGCGCAATGGCTGGACCGCACGCACGTGAAGCTGCGGGTGTTCGAGCGCGGTACCGGCGAAACCCTGGCGTGCGGATCGGGCGCGTGCGCCACCACTGCCTGGGGGAGACTCGCCGGCTGGCTGGACGAGAGCGTGGAAGTCGCACTGCGCGGCGGGCGGCTCGTGATAAGCTGGCCCGGAGAGGGTCAGCCCATGTGGATGCGCGGTCCGGCCAACCGGGTGTACGACGGAACCATCGAATTATGA
- a CDS encoding DUF484 family protein, with amino-acid sequence MSIEHKSGLPDHAEQEDSVTDYLVQHPEFFESHVDVLAKLKVPHPAGHAVSLIERQVEVLRQQHRQMERKLVDLIEVARGNDALIERIHRLALALLEAQTFADRLYAVQEELRNRFGADEVSLFLISERSDNPDAGPARWLQPGDGGLEQLHEFLKAGKPYVGRLRAPQLEFLFGTQAERITSLALMPLGVQGKLGLLAVGSHEADRFGPTLGTAFLARIGELVTAAIQPLWPE; translated from the coding sequence ATGAGCATCGAGCACAAATCCGGCCTGCCGGATCACGCCGAACAGGAAGATTCCGTCACGGATTATCTGGTTCAGCATCCGGAATTTTTCGAAAGCCACGTGGACGTGCTCGCCAAACTCAAGGTGCCGCACCCGGCCGGCCATGCGGTGTCGCTCATCGAGCGCCAGGTCGAGGTGCTGCGCCAGCAGCACCGCCAGATGGAACGCAAACTCGTGGACCTGATCGAGGTAGCGCGCGGCAACGACGCGCTCATCGAGCGCATCCACCGGCTGGCGCTGGCACTGCTCGAAGCCCAGACTTTCGCCGACCGCCTGTACGCCGTGCAGGAGGAATTGCGCAACCGCTTCGGCGCCGACGAAGTCAGCCTGTTCCTGATCAGCGAGCGCAGCGACAATCCCGATGCCGGCCCGGCGCGCTGGCTGCAGCCCGGGGATGGCGGTCTCGAGCAACTGCACGAGTTCCTCAAGGCCGGCAAACCTTACGTCGGACGGCTGCGCGCCCCGCAACTCGAATTCCTGTTCGGCACGCAGGCCGAGCGCATCACTTCGCTCGCGCTCATGCCGCTCGGCGTGCAGGGCAAGCTCGGCCTCCTCGCGGTCGGCAGCCATGAGGCCGACCGTTTCGGCCCGACGCTCGGTACCGCATTTCTCGCGCGCATCGGCGAGCTGGTGACGGCGGCCATCCAGCCGCTCTGGCCGGAATGA
- the xerC gene encoding tyrosine recombinase XerC — protein MSAPLSAAVGKFIGHLAHERRLSVHTAAAYTRDLDSFRRYCEQQQVNDWGAVDIHHVRAFVSARHRQGLSPRSLQRQLAAIRSFYNYLLRERAVRNNPANGVPAPKAQKRLPATLDADQMAQLLTIQGDDAQAVRDRAIMELLYSSGLRLAELLSLERHAIDPGAAEVRVTGKGAKTRVVPVGRKALGALQDWLKVRSQLAKPEDQALFVGPRGGPLSPRTLQARLRRWGRAQGVAQGIHPHLFRHSFASHLLESSGDLRAVQELLGHANVSTTQVYTHLDFQHLARTYDKAHPRARTKVRGKE, from the coding sequence ATGAGCGCGCCGCTCAGCGCTGCAGTCGGAAAATTCATCGGACATCTTGCCCACGAGCGCCGTCTCTCGGTGCACACGGCGGCGGCCTATACGCGGGACCTCGACAGCTTCCGCCGCTACTGTGAACAGCAGCAGGTGAACGACTGGGGCGCGGTGGACATCCACCATGTGCGCGCATTCGTGAGCGCACGCCATCGCCAAGGCCTGTCGCCGCGCAGCTTGCAACGCCAGCTGGCCGCGATCCGCAGTTTCTACAATTATCTGCTGCGCGAACGCGCGGTGCGCAACAATCCGGCCAACGGCGTGCCCGCACCCAAGGCGCAAAAGCGCCTGCCGGCCACGCTCGATGCCGACCAGATGGCGCAGTTGCTCACGATCCAGGGCGACGATGCGCAGGCGGTACGCGACCGCGCCATCATGGAACTGTTGTACTCCTCGGGATTGCGGCTCGCGGAACTGCTTTCGCTGGAGCGCCACGCGATTGATCCGGGTGCCGCCGAAGTGCGCGTCACCGGCAAGGGCGCGAAAACCCGCGTCGTCCCGGTCGGGCGTAAGGCCCTCGGCGCGCTACAGGATTGGCTCAAGGTACGCAGCCAGTTGGCCAAGCCCGAAGACCAGGCGCTGTTCGTCGGGCCGCGGGGCGGTCCCCTGAGCCCGCGCACCTTGCAGGCGCGCCTCAGGCGCTGGGGCCGCGCCCAAGGCGTGGCCCAGGGCATACATCCGCACCTGTTCCGGCATTCCTTTGCCAGCCACCTGCTGGAATCGAGCGGCGACCTGCGTGCCGTGCAGGAACTGCTGGGACACGCCAACGTCAGCACCACGCAGGTTTACACGCACCTTGATTTCCAGCACCTTGCCCGCACCTATGACAAGGCGCATCCGCGCGCGCGGACCAAAGTGAGGGGTAAAGAGTAA
- the hslV gene encoding ATP-dependent protease subunit HslV — MDQLHGTTILCVRRNASVAMGGDGQVTLGNTVMKPNARKVRRLYNDQVLAGFAGGTADAFTLFERFEEKLSKHSGNLTRAAVELAKDWRTDRMLRRLEALLCVADRSASLVVSGNGDVIEPEQGLMAIGSGGMYAQAAARALFENTELDARAIVERALNIAADICIYTNRNLTIEVLT; from the coding sequence ATGGACCAACTCCACGGCACCACCATTCTTTGCGTGCGCCGCAATGCAAGCGTCGCCATGGGCGGCGATGGCCAGGTGACGCTCGGCAACACGGTGATGAAACCCAACGCCCGCAAGGTGCGCCGCCTGTACAACGATCAGGTGCTTGCGGGTTTCGCCGGCGGCACCGCGGACGCCTTCACGCTGTTCGAGCGCTTCGAGGAAAAGTTGAGCAAGCATAGCGGCAACCTGACGCGCGCCGCGGTGGAACTCGCCAAGGATTGGCGCACCGACCGCATGCTGCGGCGCCTGGAGGCGCTGCTGTGCGTGGCCGACAGGAGCGCCTCGCTGGTCGTGTCCGGCAACGGCGACGTCATCGAGCCGGAACAGGGTCTCATGGCCATCGGTTCGGGAGGCATGTACGCCCAAGCCGCGGCGCGTGCGCTGTTCGAGAACACTGAACTTGACGCGCGCGCCATTGTCGAACGCGCGCTCAACATCGCGGCGGACATCTGCATTTACACGAATCGCAACCTCACCATCGAGGTATTGACGTAA
- the hslU gene encoding ATP-dependent protease ATPase subunit HslU — MSEMTPREIVQELDKHIIGQTAAKRAVAIALRNRWRRMQVEPQLRNEITPKNILMIGPTGVGKTEIARRLARLANAPFVKVEATKFTEVGYVGKDVDSIVRDLAEAAVKMEREQAKHHVQARAEEAAEERILDALLPRKQHIGFANEPLPPDESDTRQKLRKLLREGGLEDREIEVELVVNVGVEIMAPPGMEEMTQQLQGLFQNMGGSRKRTRKLKVREARKLLEDEEAGKMINEDEIKLAALENMEQNGIVFIDEIDKVARRGELHGADVSREGVQRDLLPLVEGTTVTTKYGTVKTDHVLFIASGAFQMSKPSDLIPELQGRLPIRVELSALTTEDFVRILTEPDAALTTQYKALLATEGVKLEFSTDGVRRIAEVAFEVNEGTENIGARRLHTVMERLFENLSFEAADKNGKAMTIDAAYVDKQVGELVKDEDLSRYIL, encoded by the coding sequence ATGTCTGAGATGACCCCTAGAGAAATAGTCCAAGAGTTAGACAAGCACATCATCGGCCAGACGGCGGCGAAGCGCGCCGTCGCCATCGCGCTGCGTAACCGCTGGCGTCGCATGCAGGTCGAGCCGCAACTGCGCAACGAAATCACGCCCAAGAACATCCTGATGATCGGCCCGACCGGCGTCGGCAAGACCGAGATCGCGCGCCGTCTGGCGCGGCTCGCGAACGCGCCGTTTGTCAAGGTGGAGGCCACCAAATTCACCGAGGTGGGTTACGTCGGCAAGGATGTGGACAGCATCGTGCGCGACCTCGCGGAGGCCGCGGTCAAGATGGAGCGCGAACAGGCCAAGCACCACGTGCAGGCGCGCGCCGAGGAAGCGGCCGAGGAACGCATCCTGGATGCGCTGCTGCCGCGCAAACAGCACATCGGCTTCGCCAACGAGCCGCTGCCGCCCGACGAGTCCGACACGCGACAGAAACTTCGCAAGCTGCTGCGGGAAGGCGGACTGGAAGACCGTGAAATCGAGGTGGAGCTGGTGGTCAACGTGGGGGTGGAAATCATGGCGCCGCCCGGCATGGAAGAAATGACCCAGCAACTGCAGGGGCTGTTCCAGAACATGGGCGGGAGTCGCAAGCGTACGCGCAAGCTCAAGGTGCGCGAGGCGCGCAAACTGCTGGAAGACGAGGAAGCCGGCAAAATGATCAACGAGGACGAGATCAAGCTCGCCGCGCTCGAAAATATGGAGCAGAACGGTATCGTGTTCATTGACGAGATTGACAAGGTAGCGCGCCGCGGCGAGTTGCACGGCGCGGACGTGTCGCGCGAGGGCGTGCAGCGCGACCTGCTGCCGCTGGTCGAGGGCACCACCGTGACCACCAAGTACGGCACGGTGAAGACCGACCACGTGCTGTTCATCGCCTCGGGCGCGTTCCAGATGTCCAAGCCGTCGGATCTGATTCCGGAACTGCAGGGCCGCTTGCCGATCCGCGTGGAACTCTCGGCGCTGACCACCGAGGATTTCGTGCGCATTCTCACCGAGCCGGACGCAGCGCTCACCACGCAGTACAAGGCGCTCTTGGCCACCGAAGGCGTCAAGCTGGAGTTCAGCACGGACGGCGTGCGGCGCATCGCGGAGGTCGCGTTCGAGGTCAACGAGGGTACCGAGAACATCGGCGCGCGCCGCCTGCACACCGTCATGGAGCGGCTGTTCGAGAACCTGTCCTTCGAGGCGGCCGACAAGAACGGCAAGGCCATGACCATAGATGCCGCCTACGTCGACAAACAGGTCGGCGAGCTGGTCAAGGATGAGGACTTGAGCCGGTACATATTATGA
- a CDS encoding DUF971 domain-containing protein — MSTAAQHPTEIRLRKSAGVLAVTFASGEKFELPFEYLRVFSPSAEVSGHGPGQEILQIGKEHVKIIGVEPVGSYAVRLIFDDGHDTGLYSWPVLHDLGQNHEQNWTRYLKRLKDAGYQRKENGLVR, encoded by the coding sequence ATGAGTACCGCCGCCCAGCATCCCACCGAGATCCGCTTGCGCAAATCGGCGGGCGTGCTCGCGGTGACGTTCGCCAGCGGCGAGAAGTTCGAGCTGCCGTTCGAGTATCTGCGCGTGTTCTCGCCCTCCGCCGAAGTCAGCGGCCACGGCCCGGGACAGGAAATCCTGCAGATCGGCAAGGAACACGTGAAGATCATCGGTGTCGAACCGGTGGGCAGTTACGCCGTGCGCCTGATTTTCGACGACGGTCACGACACCGGCCTGTATTCCTGGCCGGTGCTCCACGATCTCGGCCAGAACCACGAACAGAACTGGACGCGGTATCTCAAGCGCCTCAAAGATGCCGGCTATCAGCGCAAGGAGAACGGTTTGGTTCGTTGA
- a CDS encoding addiction module protein, which yields MAANRKDLGKSLLALPKQARAELASVLIESLDDASAENYAAAWLEESARRLEAYETGKLEVVPAEKVIAEARALVGK from the coding sequence ATGGCCGCGAACCGCAAGGATTTGGGAAAATCACTGCTGGCTCTTCCGAAACAGGCACGTGCTGAGCTTGCCTCGGTGCTGATTGAAAGTCTGGATGATGCGTCAGCAGAAAATTACGCAGCTGCTTGGCTGGAAGAGTCTGCTCGCCGTCTTGAGGCTTATGAAACAGGGAAACTCGAAGTTGTTCCTGCCGAGAAAGTCATTGCCGAAGCTCGCGCACTAGTCGGCAAATAA
- the ubiE gene encoding bifunctional demethylmenaquinone methyltransferase/2-methoxy-6-polyprenyl-1,4-benzoquinol methylase UbiE, translating into MTDDTEPATHFGYQQIPLADKARRVGEVFSSVANRYDLMNDLMSFGVHRLWKRFALSQTGLKPGQTALDVAGGTGDLTRGLARQVGANGRVVLADINAAMLERGRERLVDAGVAGNVDYVQADVEHLPYPDQHFDCITIAFGLRNVARKEAALAGMYRVLRPGGRLLVLEFSKPAVPGLKALYDLYSFAVLPQLGRVIARDKASYRYLAESIRVHPDQETLKQMLQAAGFERCDYLNLSGGIVALHRGYRL; encoded by the coding sequence ATGACCGACGATACCGAACCCGCCACGCATTTCGGCTACCAGCAGATTCCGCTGGCCGACAAGGCGCGGCGCGTGGGCGAGGTGTTCAGCTCGGTCGCCAATCGCTACGACCTGATGAACGACCTGATGTCGTTCGGCGTGCATCGCCTGTGGAAACGCTTTGCGCTTAGCCAGACCGGGCTCAAGCCCGGCCAGACGGCGCTGGACGTGGCTGGCGGCACCGGCGATCTCACCCGCGGGCTGGCGAGACAGGTGGGCGCAAACGGGCGTGTGGTGCTGGCCGATATCAATGCTGCGATGCTGGAGCGCGGCCGCGAGCGGCTCGTGGACGCGGGCGTCGCCGGCAACGTGGACTACGTGCAGGCGGATGTCGAGCATCTGCCGTATCCGGACCAGCACTTTGACTGCATCACCATCGCCTTCGGTCTGCGCAACGTCGCACGCAAGGAGGCGGCACTCGCCGGCATGTACCGGGTGCTCAGGCCCGGCGGCCGGCTGCTGGTGCTGGAATTTTCCAAGCCCGCTGTCCCCGGCCTGAAGGCGCTTTACGACCTGTACTCTTTCGCGGTGCTGCCGCAACTCGGCCGGGTGATCGCCCGGGACAAAGCCAGTTACCGCTATCTCGCCGAATCCATACGCGTACATCCCGATCAGGAAACCCTGAAGCAAATGCTGCAAGCGGCCGGCTTCGAGCGCTGCGATTATCTGAATCTCAGCGGCGGCATCGTGGCACTGCATCGCGGTTACCGCTTGTGA
- a CDS encoding SCP2 sterol-binding domain-containing protein: MSAPTLGVLLAPAVELALHQALAGSNAAARDIKQLDGKVIALELKELPLKLYFLPQTQRLAVRAAHEGKVDLTVRAPSFALLEAALKRGDAPPRGIELNGDAETGQIFSRLLKQADLDWEEILSRYVGDVAAHQIGNLARGLLRWGKDAAMRFSQDLAEYLVYESATLPPRHEVEIFLDGVDRLKNDAERLAARVQRLAGQHRKS; encoded by the coding sequence GTGAGCGCGCCGACGCTTGGCGTACTGCTGGCGCCCGCTGTGGAACTGGCGCTGCATCAAGCGCTGGCTGGCTCGAACGCCGCGGCGCGCGACATCAAGCAGCTCGACGGCAAAGTCATCGCGCTGGAACTCAAAGAATTGCCGCTCAAGCTGTACTTTCTGCCGCAGACCCAACGGCTCGCGGTGCGCGCTGCGCATGAAGGCAAGGTTGATCTGACGGTGCGCGCGCCGAGTTTCGCGCTGCTGGAAGCCGCGCTGAAACGCGGCGATGCCCCGCCGCGCGGCATCGAGCTGAACGGCGATGCGGAAACCGGCCAGATATTTTCCCGCCTGCTGAAGCAGGCGGACCTCGACTGGGAAGAAATCCTGTCGCGCTACGTGGGCGACGTCGCCGCGCACCAGATTGGAAACCTGGCGCGCGGCCTGCTGCGTTGGGGCAAGGATGCGGCGATGCGTTTCAGCCAGGACTTGGCGGAATACCTCGTGTATGAAAGCGCCACGCTGCCACCGCGTCACGAAGTCGAAATCTTTCTTGACGGCGTGGACCGGCTGAAGAACGACGCCGAGCGCCTGGCGGCGCGGGTGCAGCGCTTGGCGGGACAACACCGCAAGAGCTGA